The following proteins are co-located in the Vigna unguiculata cultivar IT97K-499-35 chromosome 9, ASM411807v1, whole genome shotgun sequence genome:
- the LOC114162762 gene encoding palmitoyl-acyl carrier protein thioesterase, chloroplastic-like — protein sequence MMAAISSIRSQFPRNVNDSRKKNVSFYAPCNITNVFNNKRRFLSVTASYSDNPRKMDTASRVNVNGIHVAEAPLRVGRLAKESAADEAIVTSLRGRFVEDKFVFRQIFVIRSYEIGPDKTATMETLMNFLQETALNHVTSSGIGGEGFGATREMSLRKLIWVVTRIQLQVQKYNKWGDEIEVDTWVDAAGKNGMRRDWIIRDHYTKEIITRATSTWVIMNRQTRRLSKIPEEVKQELVPFYLNRLAVPTEEVDCERIDKLTDDTAERIRSGLAPRWNDMDANQHVNNVKYIGWILESVPIEVLEHYNMTSMTLEYRRECTQSNIVESMTCPTARVFESNNNSKNRKPNLQYTHLLRLQHDKADVVRARTEWNFKQSQQ from the exons ATGATGGCGGCAATCAGCAGCATCCGTTCACAATTTCCACGGAATGTAAACGATTCAAGGAAGAAGAATGTGAGTTTTTATGCTCCGTGCAACATTACTAACGTGTTTAATAATAAACGAAGGTTTTTGTCGGTGACCGCAAGTTATAGTGATAATCCTCGAAAAATGGACACTGCCAGCAGAGTAAATGTGAATGGAATACACGTGGCAGAGGCACCTCTTCGAGTAGGAAGGTTGGCAAAGGAAAGTGCAGCAGATGAAGCTATTGTTACCAGCTTGCGTGGAAGGTTTGTGGAGGATAAGTTTGTATTTAGGCAAATTTTTGTTATCAGGTCTTACGAAATTGGACCAGATAAAACTGCCACCATGGAGACACTCATGAATTTTCTTCAG gaaaCTGCTTTAAATCATGTCACTAGCTCTGGGATCGGGGGAGAAGGATTTGGAGCAACCCGCGAGATGAGCCTTAGAAAACTCATTTGGGTTGTTACTCGCATTCAACTTCAAGTTCAGAAATATAACAAATG GGGAGACGAAATTGAAGTTGACACTTGGGTCGATGCCGCTGGAAAGAATGGAATGCGAAGAGATTGGATAATCAGGGATCACTACACCAAAGAGATCATAACAAGAGCCACAAG CACATGGGTGATCATGAATAGACAAACAAGAAGACTTTCCAAGATCCCTGAAGAGGTTAAGCAAGAGCTTGTTCCTTTTTACCTAAACAGGCTTGCCGTTCCTACCGAAGAAGTAGATTGTGAGAGGATAGACAAACTCACTGATGACACAGCTGAGAGAATCCGATCTGGATTGGCT CCAAGGTGGAACGACATGGACGCTAACCAGCATGTCAACAATGTGAAATACATTGGATGGATTTTGGAG AGTGTGCCGATTGAAGTTCTAGAACATTATAATATGACAAGCATGACTTTGGAGTATCGACGTGAATGTACACAGTCAAATATTGTGGAATCCATGACGTGTCCAACAGCAAGAGTTTTTGAGTCCAACAATAATTCCAAGAACAGAAAACCGAACCTGCAATACACACACTTGCTTCGTCTGCAACATGATAAAGCAGACGTTGTTCGAGCCAGAACTGAGTGGAATTTCAAGCAAAGCCAACAGTGA